A region of the Hyperolius riggenbachi isolate aHypRig1 chromosome 9, aHypRig1.pri, whole genome shotgun sequence genome:
cagtgcccgatcgccgccgctacccgccgatccgccgctatccgtcgcgccgcagccgcccccccccccccagaccccgtgcgctgcctggccaatcagtgccaggcagctctatggggtggatcggaatcccctttgacgtcacgacgtcgatgacgtcggtgacgtcatcccgccccgtcgccatggcgacgggggaagccctccgggagatcccgttctttgaacgggatctccggatctccgatcgccggcggcgatcggaggggctggggggatgccgctgagcagcggctatcatgtagcgagactttgtctcgctacatgaaaaaaaaaaaaattaaaaaaaaaagatttgctgccccctggtgattttttagcaaaccgccaggagggttaagtgagATAGAAGACCCTGCTGCACTAATCCGTGCTAATTGGAAGAGATACATGGGAAGAATATTCTCAGCAGATCAGTGGAAGAGTGTAATGAAAACGGCAAGTAGATCGTCCATGTCCAATAGGGGGCAGGAAGCGGGGTATAACATTTTTGCCAGATGGTATTATACACCTGATAGGCTGAGCAGGATGTACCCTGGTGCTTCGGCGCTGTGCTGGAGGTGTGGGATGGAGGGGGGAGACTTACTGCATATTTTTTGGGGGTGCAAGGAAATACAGACGTTTTGGGTGGTATTTAGGGGATATATACATCTAATTACAGGGAGGAATCTCTGATGAGATTCTTGGTTAATGCAGCTTGAATTCTCATAGCAAAGCATTGGAGGTGGGCCCAGAGCCCCTCGGTTTGTGAATGGTTTGCGGAAATAGAGGGAGTCTGAAAGATGGAGGACTTAACTAGCTATGTGCATGGAAATATAGACAGACATGAGGAGAGGTGGGGCATTGGCAGGAATTTAAAGTTTCAAGGGAATAAGAGAGGGAGAGAAGGCAGATGGAACCAGCGGGGCCCTCTGATGTGGTGAATTAGTAAAGGATAAGCAAGtggcacggcaacgcaggcgcagtggttttcagactttaatgtctgaaattccagaagtgaaccaaaggCGGGGcccgagcattggggagtggctgcgctggcacaggatgtctgtgggggaccattagaagccctgggtaacttcaactcattttcccccgaccccttacagtatccctttaaagtagtTTTGATAGCACTtatattttgatactttttctcAAATTCAAAGGGCTCAAACGTTattgtaaacagaagatgaaaaattatctcctaggagaaaacccaggagaaaaatgtTAATTGAATATAGGCCCCTGACCAAtgtgaaattcactttttcttttgagtttactccagggtgatatttttaaatgtgtcaaaatgccctttaagccatcaaagagcaagaaaatactcaaaataattttgatagtactttttaatttactttttggtacttttgatAAGTGCTGGACAGTTATTAATTTAATTTGAaggtgaaaaagtatctcctaggaaaaaaatcaggtgaaaaagtgaattgcatatggcccattgagaGAGACAGGTatgaattgccttcttaaaacatgaTCCCCAAAACTCCATTGCAGTTAATCTGTTTAAATGTTCATAACTTACCTTTGAAGTAGATGGCATTGACTAGAACTAAAAGGGTACTTGTTTCAAGACTGTCAAACAAATTCTTGATAAGTCCTTTGGTGTTTTTGGCCACGTAGCCATTGATTCGACTAACTGCTTGTTCTgaattctgaaaatttgtgggaaAGGCTTCTGAGAGATAGTAGACTTGGAGAACTTTCAAGAATCCCTCAAGAAGTTTTCGACCTTCTTGCACAAAGAGAGCATTGGCAGTGCTTAGCTCAACATCAGGATTGGATGCATAGAGGATGGTAACGATGAACTCATGAAAGCCTTTGCGGATGTCTTGATCTGAGACAGATGATGTGTTAAACCCAAGTACGTCATATATTTCAGTTCTTGTCTGACCCTTGGCACCATAATAGAGCATGCTAAATGCCATGGAAATACTGATTGGAGAGAAGAATATATTATCGTTGGGATATTTTGTAGCTAGGTGTGTGTACAAACGATAGGCAAATTTAATATTGCTTGGTGTAATCTTCTGGAGGGGTGACATATTTATAGACAAAGAGCTGGCTTTCACATCAtcagcatcatcatcatcatggtgGTCCTTAGCATGATGGTGTTTATCTTTGGTGAAATGGCCAAAGATTCCTGAACTAAACAGAGCTTCGCACAAGCACAGAATCAACAAGACTCTCAttgttctggaaaaaaaatgaaataacatTTATTAGGCAATTGAAATGGCTAGAATGGAAAGAGGAAATGAGAAGTCAGTGAAGGAAAATAAGAGAGAGAGGGTTAAAAAGAAGAGGGTTAAAaagatgcaattgtcagactcgccagcgtTAAATGGTgttgagtccgataatcaggttATGATAACGTCACCTGATCCAAATGcgtttagccctaggcagggtgttaaAAAACTCGCTCGGGCAATATTATTGCCCTGCGAGTTCtttacaccctatcctgttacacTTTCCATGCTGCCTGGAAGCGATGCCTAGTAGGCGAGGCAGTTTTAGTTCCCCAGAGCTCTCAGATAATCAGTCAGATATCTCTGACTCCGATAGGTCTGGCTCTAATGCACAGAACATCTCAGTGCCCTCTAGCCCTAATCTACCAAAAAACGCCTCAGGTCCTGCCATGTATTGCAAGAAGCAGAAGAGGGGACGCAAGGAAGGCAGGAGAGGCGGACTGTCATAAGGGCGGGAGTAAAGAATAAGAAAAATAGGTTTGGGACTAGGGATGGGCAGACATATAATGTGATCAACTTATCTAAGCAAGTGCTTACAGATAGTGAGACTAGTGTTCTTGCTAGAGGTCTTTCCTTTGCGCCTACCCATCATTTCAATATTTTTGGAACTCTTGTAGATGTTGATAGAGTTGTTAGATCTATCTTACTTCACAAGCATTTTGATATGCGTATAGATGAAACCGGTGGATCTAAAGAGGTTGTTTCGGCTGATATTACTGACATTGGGGACTTTAATAACATCCAAGCTAGATGGGTTTTGGATCACTTAGCCACTGATGGCAATATCCCTGGATGATGTAAAGACGATCACCACTAGAAACCCCGATTTCTATCCCCTGGCAAGTAGAACACAACCAGTGGAAACCTTCCAGCAATTGGTAGAGTGGGACCTTGTGGAGCTTGACAGTGCTCCTCGGATTCCAGGCGCCAATCTAACCTGTCAAGAAACACAGGTTCTTCATGATCTAAAGGATAATGATATAATAGTCAATCATCCGTAATGCTGATAAGGAGGGAGCTGTTTTTGTTTTGGATAGTGAGACCTACAGAGCAGAGGCCCTTAGACAATTGAGTGACACTTCAGTGTATCTAAAACTTCAGGAAGATCCTACCAAGTGTTTTCAGGAGGAACTTTTTAGGCTTCTGTCATTTGGACACAGTTTGCTGGTTCTGGACTAAAGGCTGGTTGACTATTTGGAGGTGAAATATCCAGTCACCCCCATTTTTCATCATTTGCCCAAGATCCATAAGCCAGGCGTCCCCCCTGAGGGCAGGCCAATTGGGGCCGGGATTTATTccctgggggagcgcctgagtgATTGGTTCGATTCTATGTTGCAGCCTTATGGTCAGACACCTCCTGGGTTTTGTCAGGAATATGAAGCACCTCCTGTCTAGTCTGGAAGGTTTCCCCTGGGTGCATCACCATGTTTGGATAACCATTGATGTCATACCCCATGAGCTTGCTATTACTGTTTACTAAGTTTACTTTTAACTGGGATGGAGGTATCCATAGACTATCTTGATGTCACCCTTATTGGTGATCCTGTTCGGGGGAAGGTATGTTCTAGAACTTTTAAGAAAGCTTGTAGTGGGAACACCACCCTCCAGAGGAGCAGTTGCCATCCTGTCCACACTAGACGTCGAGTCCCGCTAGGAGAATTTATCCAGACAGGCATGTCACAACTGTTTGGAAGATGGCTGGCTCTCTAATGACTATGGTAACGTTGAGAACCGCCTACAAGAGCAAGGTTATCATAGATGGTTGATTGACAGGGGTAGAGAGAAAGCAAACCTCAAATCGAGAAGGCAACTAATTGGATCTTCTATTGGCAGAACCAAAAGTAGAGACAGACCAACTTTTGTTACAAAACacgggcccatatgtaattcacttttaacctcctgagttttctcctaggtaatattttcataacttgacATAAAATTCTTTCTATGCCacatgcaagcaagaaaatactcaaaatatatgTGATTGTACTTTTAcacctacttttgggtactttttcaattgtaaaatgttgaaaagttagtttaaagagaagatgaaaattatctcctaggagataactcaggtgaaaaaaataattgcatatggggcatAGTGCTGAGTACAATAAGTTGGTTCAAATCAGATCCTCAAAAAATATCTTTCTGTTTTGGAGGCTGATTAGGGCTTACGTCCTATTCTCCGCCAGGGAGTTCGGTTTGCTAGTCAGAAGGCTCCTACCCATGCACAGTCTATATCAGCAAGTGTTTTTGAATCAAGTCCTAGATCATTGgcatggttaaagtgaacctccagactaaaaatctactcagcagcactgaaaaaacttggtgtttctttaacagtttcacagcattagaactttgtttttcttacccaagcctcatttttagctgcacagaagaaaactgcctgggcatttttcaacTATTGCTGTGCAAAGAATGGTGAGATTACTGATGTTGTTTTCctttgctgttttggcgcaaattgttttttttttgtattttgaatttgagatttgaagactattgtacacagcagggaggggtgatcaggacacagggcagttggaactgtgtctcatgctccctctcacctcctttcaaccaaaaatatagctacccccatgaaaaagatggctgcccccatgaaatcgcaaatatttgcctgttcttttaaaacagggtgggtaagagattataataCCTATCCATTTTAATTAACATTACCAATGTAAGTTAATGACGTTCCCCCTAAATTTGGTGGGCTCTTTTATAAATGTGAGGTTAAGACATGCCACTACTGCTTCGCACACACTAAGACACGTTTCGTTGTTTCTACTTCTAATGtctgttccagcactgtcctgACCCAAAATAGAGTGCTGTTTCTACTACAGGGAGTgccgaattattaggcaaatgagtattttgaccacatcatcctctttatgcatgttgtcttactccaagctgtataggctcgaaagcctactactaattaagcatattaggtgatgtgcatctctgtaaagagaaggggtgtggtctaatgacatcaacaccctatatcaggtgtgcataattattaggcaacgtcctttcctttggcaaaatgggtcaaaagaaggacttgacaggctcagaaaagtcaaaaatagtgagatatcttgcaaagggatgcagcactcttaaaatggcaaagcttctgaagcgcgatcatcgaacaatcaagcgttacattcaaaatagtcaacagggtcgcaagaagcgtgtggaaaaaccaaggcgcaaaataactgcccatgaactgagaaaagttaagcgtaagcgtgcagctgccaagatgccacttgccaccagtttggccatatttcagagctgcaacatcactggagtgtccaaaagcacaaggtgtgcaatactcagagacatggccaaggtaagaaaggctgaaagacgaccaccactgaacaagacacacaagctgaaacgtcaagactgggccaagaaatatctcaagactgatttttctaaggttttatggactgatgaaatgagagtgagtcttgatgggccagatggatgggcccgtggctggattggtaaagggcagagagctccagtccgactcagatgccagcaaggtggaggtggagtactggtttgggctggtatcatcaaagatgagcttgtggggccttttcaggttgaggatggagtcaagttcaactcccagtcctactgccagtttctgaaaGACACCTTCtttaagcagtggtacaggaagaagtctgcatccttcaagaaaaacatgattttcatgcaggacaatgctccatcacacgcgtccaagtactccacagcgtggctggcaagaaagggtataaaagaagaaaaactaataacatggcctccttgttcacctgatctgaaccccattgagaacctgtggtccatcataaaatgtgagatttacaaggagggaaaacagtacacctctctcaacagtgtctgggaggctgtggttgctgctgcacacaatgttgatggtgaacagatcaaaacactggcataatccatggatggcaggcttttgcatgtccttgcaaagaaaggtggctatattggtcactgatttgtttttgttttgtttttgaatgtcagaaatgtatatttgtgaatgttgagatgttatattggtgtcactggtaaaaataaataattgaaatgggtatatatttgttttttttttgttaagttgcctaataattatgcacagtaatagtcacctgcacacacagatgtccccctaaaatagccaaaactaaaaactactttcaaaaatattcagctttgatattaataagttttttgggttcattgagaacatggttgttgttcaataataaaattatt
Encoded here:
- the LOC137532173 gene encoding serpin A3-5-like; the encoded protein is MRVLLILCLCEALFSSGIFGHFTKDKHHHAKDHHDDDDADDVKASSLSINMSPLQKITPSNIKFAYRLYTHLATKYPNDNIFFSPISISMAFSMLYYGAKGQTRTEIYDVLGFNTSSVSDQDIRKGFHEFIVTILYASNPDVELSTANALFVQEGRKLLEGFLKVLQVYYLSEAFPTNFQNSEQAVSRINGYVAKNTKGLIKNLFDSLETSTLLVLVNAIYFKGIWKKSFAAVEGLSDFHVDDNTVIKVSMMKSRGKYPVARDRDCTVVEIPYHGDASAILILPNPGKLHDVERNLQKVSRLELFSTPALLLVPKFSISPSLDLKEELSEMGMKTLFTDQADLSGINGGHNLRVSKAVHKAVVTVNEKGTEAAGSTGAGVDDRDLQDDIIAVKRPFLMTIVDKTTRTILFAGRIMRPEN